The proteins below are encoded in one region of Oncorhynchus masou masou isolate Uvic2021 chromosome 15, UVic_Omas_1.1, whole genome shotgun sequence:
- the gtse1 gene encoding G2 and S phase-expressed protein 1 — translation MDSHANSEFFSLAEEKFDFDVSLSPASSRGDEDDDEVFVGPVCHKERCISVGLETIVKENVNSFPSVVEGPSWSPLGVDKFEEICKEANLLASQLVVNQQHPDVGVTNGTLTLSKEEPKEDFVQDAGAKLGMFRKPVDAVLSPIKRETFCVQDSPLKQLPPAIQQRLLRDGGVSNSTKSHVGTSSPVRAGTKTRTKMVHRGRVGLACNTGVLPSKQQPAARGAIATTALQTAKTRPEPAEKTNMLAPPSKGNLGLRRSPGSRNSSRAASCEDLLSDTASIASDISDTSLNSSLQGKRTLVPPSKSGMRAPSAVKAPPPQTRRVTDQRRNTSSSSSSVSSFNSSLSVSPTGKGKLSTSLNSSISGPNGRLPAGKSRLTNPVVSATKTCRSTLISRAPGLPSSTTVARRVISDPGRKLSEQDRFKTVQSTPLKRVETVATATPLHQTPAKMNMERMSSVPKIPTSSSAKTKDVVKGNPKLKAFIAPTPTSQFKRRLEAVSSPDAPLIMKPKRLMSACSVESPHKLPVPELFQTPPAGGNRAVQPKMRHPSALPTPVNRRISGIPMLTPNSISRPGRPSLSMAIRPASIQRAIYWSPVQVKGSHQEEVAAAPEEETVQPFSLEDEPEVQPPTPATVPHPGEQGVCQDDPEPGVDQMPPPTNKENNHPEPNEESKELENTEKLLEQTQCNWMKTQDVNEVLLVDAPAPVLRPYEKLLIDLSSTPVLIRTASVKPSGGQLIDLSSPLIKWSPEDKDHALNEAPLINLSF, via the exons ATGGATTCCCATGCCAACAGTG AATTCTTCTCATTGGCTGAAGAGAAGTTTGATTTTGACGTTTCACTCTCACCTGCCAG CTCAAGAGGAGATGAAGACGATGACGAGGTTTTTGTTGGTCCGGTCTGTCACAAGGAGAGGTGTATCTCCGTCGGTCTGGAGACCATTGTCAAGGAAAATGTCAACAGTTTTCCTTCAGTGGTTGAGGGGCCCAGCTGGAGTCCTTTGGGGGTGGACAAGTTTGAGGAAATCTGCAAGGAAGCCAACCTACTAGCCAGTCAACTAGTTGTCAACCAGCAGCACCCTGATGTAGGGGTAACCAATGGTACACTCACATTGAGTAAAGAAGAACCGAAAGAAGACTTTGTGCAGGATGCTGGGGCCAAACTGGGCATGTTCAGAAAGCCAGTTGATGCTGTCCTAAGCCCTATCAAAAGGGAGACCTTTTGTGTGCAGGACAGTCCATTGAAGCAGCTCCCTCCTGCTATTCAGCAGCGGCTGTTAAGGGATGGTGGGGTTTCTAACTCCACTAAGAGCCATGTTGGCACTTCCAGCCCTGTGAGAGCAGGGACTAAGACACGGACCAAGATGGTGCACCGAGGAAGGGTGGGGCTGGCCTGCAACACCGGGGTGCTCCCTAGCAAACAACAACCAGCAGCCCGAGGAGCGATCGCGACGACAGCCCTGCAGACAGCCAAGACCAGACCGGAGCCTGCTGAGAAGACCAACATGCTGGCTCCTCCAAGCAAA GGAAACTTGGGGCTGAGGCGTAGCCCAGGTAGTCGTAACTCCAGCAGAGCAGCCTCCTGCGAGGACCTTCTCTCTGACACGGCCAGCATAGCCTCCGACATCAGCGACACCTCCCTCAACTCCAGTCTGCAGGGGAAGAGGACCCTCGTACCCCCTAGCAAG AGTGGGATGCGGGCTCCGTCAGCGGTCAAAGCCCCCCCTCCTCAGACCAGGAGAGTGACTGACCAGAGGAGAAAcacgtcttcctcctcttcctcagtgtcCAGCTTCAACTCCAGTCTGTCTGTGTCACCCACAGGGAAAG GTAAACTCAGCACGTCCCTCAACTCCAGCATCAGTGGCCCTAATGGCCGCCTGCCCGCTGGCAAGAGCCGACTCACCAATCCTGTTGTGAGTGCCACCAAGACCTGCAGGTCTACCCTCATCAGCCGAGCTCCGGGGTTGCCCTCTTCCACCACAGTAGCACGCCGTGTCATCTCAGACCCGGGAAGGAAGCTCTCTGAGCAAGACCGATTTAAAACGGTTCAGTCCACCCCTTTGAAGAGAGTTGAAACGGTGGCCACAGCCACCCCCTTGCACCAGACCCCAGCAAAGATGAACATGGAGAGAATGTCCTCTGTGCCCAAAATCCCCACCTCATCTTCAGCGAAGACGAAGGACGTCGTCAAGGGCAACCCCAAACTCAAGGCGTTCATTGCTCCAACCCCTACTAGTCAGTTCAAGAGGAGGTTGGAAG CTGTTTCATCCCCTGATGCCCCTCTCATCATGAAGCCAAAGAGATTGATGTCTGCTTGCAGTGTGG AGTCTCCCCACAAACTTCCAGTTCCAGAGCTGTTCCAGACGCCCCCTGCTGGGGGGAACAGGGCAGTGCAACCCAAGATGAGACACCCCTCTGCCCTTCCCACCCCTGTGAACCGGAGGATCTCTGGTATCCCCATGCTCACCCCGAATAGCATTTCACGGCCAGGCAGGCCTTCCCTGAGCATGGCCATCCGGCCAGCCTCTATCCAGAGGGCCATTTACTGGAG tcCCGTCCAGGTGAAAGGGAGCCACCAAGAGGAGGTGGCAGCAGCACCAGAAGAGGAGACCGTCCAGCCATTTTCCCTGGAGGACGAGCCAGAGGTGCAGCCCCCCACCCCTGCTACTGTCCCCCATCCAGGGGAGCAGGGGGTATGTCAGGATGACCCAGAACCAGGAGTGGACCAGATGCCTCCTCCGACTAACAAGGAAAACAACCACCCTGAGCCGAATGAAGAATCCAAGGAGCTCGAGAACACTGAAAAGCTGCTAGAGCAGACTCAATGCAATTGGATGAAGACCCAGGATGTTAATGAG GTTTTGCTGGTAGATGCCCCGGCACCTGTGTTGAGGCCTTATGAGAAACTCCTAATTGACCTCTCCAGTACTCCTGTCCTGATCAGAACAGCCTCTGTGAAGCCCTCTGGTGGTCAG CTGATTGACCTGAGCTCGCCCCTGATCAAATGGAGTCCAGAAGACAAGGACCATGCCTTAAATGAAGCACCCCTGATCAACTTATCCTTTTGA